The genomic stretch GGCGAGCCGATCCACCGCTTGATGACCAAGGACAACCTCGTCACCGTGCGCGAGGGCGTCGACATGGTGGAGGCGAAGCGGCTCCTTCATAAGCATCGCATCGAAAAACTCCTTGTAGTCGACGGCCGCTTTCGTTGTGTCGGCCTTATCACGGTCAAAGACATCGAGAAGGCGAAAACCTATCCCAACGCCTGCAAAGACGAGAAGGGACGGCTCCGCGCGGGCGCTGCGGTCGGGGTAGGAGACGCGGGTGTGGAGCGGGCCGAAGCGCTTTTCGACGCGGAGGTCGATGTCATCGTCGTCGACACCGCACATGGCCACTCCAAAGGCGTCCTGTCGACGGTCGAACGCGTGCGCAAGCTCTCGAACTATACGCAAGTCGTTGGCGGCAATGTGGCAACACCGGAGGGTGCGAAGGCGCTCATCGATGCAGGTGCCGACGCCGTGAAGGTCGGGATCGGCCCCGGATCGATCTGCACGACTCGGGTGGTGGCGGGTGTCGGCGTGCCGCAACTGACCGCAATCTTCGATACCGCGGAGGAATGCCGCAAGCAGGGTGTTCCCGTCATATCGGATGGTGGTATCAAGACCTCGGGCGACCTTGCCAAGGCGCTCGCGGCAGGTGCCTCCTGCGCCATGATAGGCTCGCTCTTTGCCGGGACGGACGAAAGCCCCGGCGAAGTTTATCTCTACCAGGGCCGCTCGTATAAATCGTACCGCGGGATGGGCTCCCTTGGTGCGATGGCGCGCGGCTCCGCGGACCGTTACTTCCAGGCCGAGATCACCGACTCGCTGAAGCTGGTGCCGGAAGGGATCGAGGGACGCGTGCCTTATCGCGGGCCGGTCGCGACGATCCTTCACCAGCTTGTGGGCGGTCTGCGCTCAGCCCTCGGCTATACGGGCAGCGCCTCGATCGCCGACCTCCAGAGGAACGCCAAGTTCGTGCGCATAACCAACGCGGGATTGCGCGAAAGCCACGTCCACGACGTCGCGATCACGCGCGAGGCGCCGAATTACTGGACCGAGCGCTAAGCGCTCGGTACTTAGCCGGAAATGACTCCCTCCGCTCGCATCGAGGCCGCGATCGAATTGTTGCGTTCGATCGAAGGGCCGGCGCGTCCAGCCGACCAGGCGGCCTCCGAATATTTCCGTGCGCACCGCTACATCGGCTCGAAGGACCGCCGGGCGGTTTCCGATCTCTTCTACGGGATCGTGCGGCGGCGCGCGGCACTCGATTGGTGGCTCGCGCGATCGGGTGCATCGGATCTCGAGCCGCAACGCGCGCGCGCGATCGCGGCACTGGTCCTCGTCGAGGGATGGACTGCGGACGATTTCACGGCAGGTTTCGACGGGGTGCGCTATCACCCGAAAGCACTCTCGCCCGCCGAACGTGCACTCGTGCGCGCGCTGCAAAAGCACACCCTCGATCATCCGGGTCAACCCGATTGGGTTCGCCTCGAGGTTCCGGAATGGCTCATCGAGCGGCTGCGGCCCTTGTTCGGGGAGCGGCTCGAACGCGAGCTCGCGGCGTTGCAAGAGGAGGCGCCCTTCGATCTGCGCGTCAACCGCCTCAAAGCCACGCGCGAGGAAGCGCTCTCGGCCCTCGAGGCCGAGGGGATCGCAGCGGAGCCTTCTCCGATTTCGCCGATCGGCCTTCGCCTTGCCGTGCGCATTGCAATCGCGAATTCGAAAGCGTTTCGCGAAGGTCTGGTCGAAGTACAGGACGAAGGCTCCCAGATCGTCGCCCTGTTGACCGATGCTCGAGCGGGGATGCGCGTGTGCGATTTCTGCGCGGGTGCCGGGGGAAAGACGCTGACCCTTGCTGCGCAGATGAAGAACCAAGGGCAGATTACGGCCCTCGACGTGCGGGAGAGCCGCCTCGCGCGGGCGGCACAGCGCCTGCGTCGGGCGGGGGTCCATAACGTCACGCGTCGCGTGTTGGCGAGCCAGCGCGATCCCTGGGTCAAGCACCACAAGGAAAGCTTCGATCGCGTTTTCATCGACGCTCCCTGCACGGGTTGCGGCACGTGGCGGCGAAATCCCGATGCGAAGTGGCGCATCGAACCTTCGGATATTGCCGAGCTTGCAGCCCTTCAGGCCGACATCCTCGACAGTTCGGCACGGCTGGTGCGACGTGGCGGGCGGCTCGTCTACGCAACGTGTTCCCTTTTGCCTGAGGAGAACGAGGCGCAAGTGGTCAGGTTCCTCGCCTCTCACGACTCGTTTCGCCACCTTCCGGTCGAGGAGATTTGGCCGGCCGCAATCGGCGGCCGGTGTCCGTCGTTTGGACCGAACCTTCAATTGACGCCCGCGAGCCACGGCACCGACGGGTTTTTCGCGGCGATCTTCGAGCGAGGCTGACTCCGGCTGGAAGCCGTGATAGCGTTTCGTCATGTCGCTCGTGAGACAAGCATACCCTTCCGACGCTCCGGCAATCGCAAGGATACATGTGGAAACCTGGCGGGCGACTTATGCCGGTATTCTCCCCGAGGGTGCGCTTGCCCGCATGCGGGAGAAAAATCACCGCGCCAACTGGTCGCATCTCCTCCAGGGTCATCGGTCTGGGCTGCGGGAGGGCGAGCTGGTGATGGTCGCGGAGGAGGCGAAGGCCGGCGTCGTCGGTTTCGTCAGCGCCGGTCGTGTCCGGAGCGCCATTCCAGGCTATGACGGCGAAATCTATACGCTTTATGTCAGCCCCGATTTCCAAAACCGGGGCGTGGGCTCCAAGCTCCTGACCGGTAGCTTCCGAAAACTCGAGGCATGCCGGATTCATAGCGTCATGCTGTGGGTCCTCGCGCGCAATCCGTCGCGATTTTTCTATGAGGCTTCGGGTGGGCTCATCGTCGCGACTCGGAAGGAACGGTTTTGGGGGGTTGTGCTCTCCGAACTTGCCTATGGCTGGCCGGACCTTGCCCGGACCCTCAACCGCTCGTCCGACGGCGCCAGGGCGGATTGAGCCGCCGCGGCAAAACGCCTAGCCCCCTGGCATTTCGCCGGCACATGGAGTCATTCGACAAAATCGAGAAAATGAATTAGTTAGGGGCGCTCTCGGCATGCGTGGCGTATTTCATTGGCCGGAGCAGATGACCGATCGCGTTCTCATCATCGATTTCGGATCCCAGGTAACCCAACTCATCGCCCGCCGGGTGCGCGAGAGCGGGGTCTATTGCGAGATCCATCCCTTCAACAAGGTAAGTGCTGAGTCGCTTGCGGCTTTCGCGCCGAAGGCGATCATTCTCTCCGGGGGGCCTGCCTCGCTTACCAAGGCGGAAAGCCCGCGCGCACCCGCCGAGGTGTTCAAGCTAGGCATTCCGGTGCTCGGCATTTGTTACGGCTTTCAGGCGATGTGCGCGCAGCTCGGCGGCGAAGTCCAAGCCTCGGAGCATCAAGAATTCGGCCGCGCCTTCGTCGAGGTGACCGGCGATTCCGTGCTTTGGGACGGGGTTTGGAAGAAGGGCGAGCGCCAGCAGGTCTGGATGAGCCATGGGGACCGGGTGGTGCGCCTGCCGGTTGGCTTTCGCGCCGTCGGCGTGAGCGATGGTGCGCCCTTCGCGATGATCGCCGACGATGCGCGCCGATTCTATGGCACACTCTTTCATCCCGAAGTCGTTCACACGCCCCACGGCGCCGATCTCCTGCGAAATTTTACGCGCAAGGTCGCGGGTTGCGCCGGCGATTGGACCATGGCGGCCTTTCACCAGCAGGCGGTGGCGCGGATTCGCGAGCAAGTCGGGAAAGCGCGGGTAATCTGCGGGCTTTCGGGTGGGGTCGACAGCTCCGTTGCGGCGGTGCTCATTCATGAAGCGATCGGGGAGCGGCTTCATTGCATCTTCATCGATCACGGCCTCCTGCGCCAGGGCGAGGCGGAGGAAGTCGAGCGCCTCTTTCGCGGCCATTACAACATCCCGCTCGTCGCGCGCGATGCGAGCGGCTTGTTCCTCGCGCGTCTCGAAGGTGTGGGGGACCCGGAGCAGAAGCGCAAGATCATCGGCGTCACATTCATCGACGTGTTCGAGGAGGAGGCGAAAAAGCTCGGTGGTGCGGACTTCCTCGCCCAGGGAACGCTTTATCCCGATGTGATCGAATCCGTCTCGCCCCTCGGCGGTCCCTCCGTAACGATCAAATCGCATCACAATGTGGGCGGTTTGCCGGCCCGCATGAAGCTCAAGCTGGTCGAGCCGCTTCGCGAACTCTTCAAGGACGAGGTCCGCGCCCTCGGCCGCGAACTCGGCCTGCCGAAAGCGCTCGTCGGTCGGCATCCCTTTCCCGGCCCCGGCCTCGCCATCCGTTGCCCGGGTGCCGTCACCCACGAGAAGCTCGATATCCTCCGCAAGGCCGATTCGATTTTTTTGGAGGAGATTCGCACGGCAGGGCTTTATGACGCGATCTGGCAGGCTTTCGCCGTACTGCTTCCGGTGCGCAGCGTCGGCGTCATGGGCGACGCACGCTCCTACGATTACGTTTGCGCACTCCGTGCCGTGACGTCGACCGACGGCATGACGGCCGACTCCTACCCCTTCGACCACGGCTTCATCGCCGGTGTCGCGACGCGTATCGTCAACGAGGTGCGCGGCATCAACCGCGTGGTCTACGACGTGACGAGCAAGCCGCCGGGAACGGTGGAATGGGAGTAGGGAAGCGTACAAAAGGATACTCAAGGATAGCATGGCGCGCTTGTGGCAACTGAGGCGAGTCGATAGACATCGACCGTAGCGGGCTCTGCCGCATCTGGGACCGTCGGCCGGCTCGGGTGCAGGTAAGAACCCGACTTCTGAAAGCTAGCAAAGGACATGTTGTGGCTGCTGAACTTGGACGCCCGGTTGCGCTCGTCACCGGCTCGACATCGGGGATCGGTGAAGCAATTGCGCGGCGACTTGGGCGCGAGGGCTATGCGGTGGTTCTTCATTCGCGCAGCTCGGCCGAAACCG from Alphaproteobacteria bacterium encodes the following:
- the guaB gene encoding IMP dehydrogenase; the protein is MQIREALTFDDVLLVPARSEILPTETDTRTRLTKRVELGIPLLSAAMDTVTEAALAIAMAQAGGLGIIHKNVTVAEQANEVRKVKKFEAGMVVNPLTIGPDATLADALKLMADHKISGIPVIENSGKLVGIVTNRDVRFATDPGEPIHRLMTKDNLVTVREGVDMVEAKRLLHKHRIEKLLVVDGRFRCVGLITVKDIEKAKTYPNACKDEKGRLRAGAAVGVGDAGVERAEALFDAEVDVIVVDTAHGHSKGVLSTVERVRKLSNYTQVVGGNVATPEGAKALIDAGADAVKVGIGPGSICTTRVVAGVGVPQLTAIFDTAEECRKQGVPVISDGGIKTSGDLAKALAAGASCAMIGSLFAGTDESPGEVYLYQGRSYKSYRGMGSLGAMARGSADRYFQAEITDSLKLVPEGIEGRVPYRGPVATILHQLVGGLRSALGYTGSASIADLQRNAKFVRITNAGLRESHVHDVAITREAPNYWTER
- a CDS encoding RsmB/NOP family class I SAM-dependent RNA methyltransferase, whose product is MTPSARIEAAIELLRSIEGPARPADQAASEYFRAHRYIGSKDRRAVSDLFYGIVRRRAALDWWLARSGASDLEPQRARAIAALVLVEGWTADDFTAGFDGVRYHPKALSPAERALVRALQKHTLDHPGQPDWVRLEVPEWLIERLRPLFGERLERELAALQEEAPFDLRVNRLKATREEALSALEAEGIAAEPSPISPIGLRLAVRIAIANSKAFREGLVEVQDEGSQIVALLTDARAGMRVCDFCAGAGGKTLTLAAQMKNQGQITALDVRESRLARAAQRLRRAGVHNVTRRVLASQRDPWVKHHKESFDRVFIDAPCTGCGTWRRNPDAKWRIEPSDIAELAALQADILDSSARLVRRGGRLVYATCSLLPEENEAQVVRFLASHDSFRHLPVEEIWPAAIGGRCPSFGPNLQLTPASHGTDGFFAAIFERG
- the guaA gene encoding glutamine-hydrolyzing GMP synthase, with the protein product MTDRVLIIDFGSQVTQLIARRVRESGVYCEIHPFNKVSAESLAAFAPKAIILSGGPASLTKAESPRAPAEVFKLGIPVLGICYGFQAMCAQLGGEVQASEHQEFGRAFVEVTGDSVLWDGVWKKGERQQVWMSHGDRVVRLPVGFRAVGVSDGAPFAMIADDARRFYGTLFHPEVVHTPHGADLLRNFTRKVAGCAGDWTMAAFHQQAVARIREQVGKARVICGLSGGVDSSVAAVLIHEAIGERLHCIFIDHGLLRQGEAEEVERLFRGHYNIPLVARDASGLFLARLEGVGDPEQKRKIIGVTFIDVFEEEAKKLGGADFLAQGTLYPDVIESVSPLGGPSVTIKSHHNVGGLPARMKLKLVEPLRELFKDEVRALGRELGLPKALVGRHPFPGPGLAIRCPGAVTHEKLDILRKADSIFLEEIRTAGLYDAIWQAFAVLLPVRSVGVMGDARSYDYVCALRAVTSTDGMTADSYPFDHGFIAGVATRIVNEVRGINRVVYDVTSKPPGTVEWE
- a CDS encoding GNAT family N-acetyltransferase, producing METWRATYAGILPEGALARMREKNHRANWSHLLQGHRSGLREGELVMVAEEAKAGVVGFVSAGRVRSAIPGYDGEIYTLYVSPDFQNRGVGSKLLTGSFRKLEACRIHSVMLWVLARNPSRFFYEASGGLIVATRKERFWGVVLSELAYGWPDLARTLNRSSDGARAD